One region of Archocentrus centrarchus isolate MPI-CPG fArcCen1 chromosome 6, fArcCen1, whole genome shotgun sequence genomic DNA includes:
- the saxo4 gene encoding protein phosphatase 1 regulatory subunit 32 isoform X2 encodes MAEQGRIVMPAAGAIGRRGQLTSNAIKLHNTYVASYDSGRMRFTYLRRPSETGFTSNQRPAIYYRPSLDHIDNPQFGLLLSDSFVSQTKRHYQPHIHSDCSGSSNIVNKPRHSGFHQLRIQPKAASVEEKTEYQSIFVFHHPTPAVSQNNVTVGPKGRIGFTKAAELQVNTSFLGEPHQTPSTVMKTDFMPFSLLQGPEAKSGLCSRSCRETGFTRGDITPLAHPSSLLPSLSTKTNTKAPTVSTIGKKEPTGHVLNAQKKQVFPNATFDFSNFTTHYQSNFGHRADLEKLKSGNSCAGIVSSKMENGYNRRDMDRYILRDNTFSHL; translated from the exons ATGGCTGAGCAGGGGAGGATCGTCATGCCGGCTGCTGGAGCAATTGGCAGGAGGGGACAGTTGACCAGCAATGCAATCAAACTCCACAATACTTACGTGGCATCTTATG ACTCAGGCAGGATGAGATTCACTTATCTCAGACGTCCCAGTGAGACAGGCTTTACATCAAACCAGAGACCAGCTATATATTATAGGCCTAGTTTGGACCACATTGACAACCCTCAGTTTGG ACTCTTGTTATCTGACAGCTTTGTGTCTCAAACTAAACGACACtaccagcctcacatccactcTGATTGTTCTGGGTCTTCAAACATCGTTAACAAACCCAGACACAGCGGCTTCCATCAGCTGAGGATTCAGCCAAAAGCTGCGTCAGTGGAGGAGAAG ACAGAATATCAAAGTATTTTTGTGTTCCATCATCCTACACCAGCAG TTTCTCAGAACAATGTGACTGTAGGTCCTAAAGGACGGATTGGTTTCACTAAGGCAGCAGAGCTTCAGGTTAACACCAGCTTTTTG ggtgaacctcaTCAGACTCCCAGCACAGTGATGAAAACTGACTTCATGCCATTCTCCCTGCTACAG GGTCCTGAGGCAAAATCAGGCCTGTGCAGCCGTTCTTGTAGAGAAACAGGATTTACACGAGGTGACATCACTCCCTTGGCCCACCCA AGCTCCCTTCTACCATCACTTTCTACCAAGACTAACACCAAGGCACCAACTGTGTCAACCATTGGAAAAAAG gagCCCACAGGACATGTTCTAAATGCtcagaaaaaacaagttttCCCTAATGCAACTTTTGATTTCTCAAACTTCACTACGCATTATCAAAGCAA tttCGGCCATCGAGCTGATCTGGAAAAGCTGAAATCAGGTAACTCCTGTGCAGGGATTGTCAgctctaaaatggaaaatggCTACAATCGCCGGGACATGGACAG GTACATCCTCAGAGACAACACCTTCTCACACCTGTGA
- the saxo4 gene encoding protein phosphatase 1 regulatory subunit 32 isoform X1: protein MAEQGRIVMPAAGAIGRRGQLTSNAIKLHNTYVASYDSGRMRFTYLRRPSETGFTSNQRPAIYYRPSLDHIDNPQFGLLLSDSFVSQTKRHYQPHIHSDCSGSSNIVNKPRHSGFHQLRIQPKAASVEEKTEYQSIFVFHHPTPAVSQNNVTVGPKGRIGFTKAAELQVNTSFLGEPHQTPSTVMKTDFMPFSLLQGPEAKSGLCSRSCRETGFTRGDITPLAHPSSLLPSLSTKTNTKAPTVSTIGKKEPTGHVLNAQKKQVFPNATFDFSNFTTHYQSNFGHRADLEKLKSGNSCAGIVSSKMENGYNRRDMDSGKACVNGRNPKRE from the exons ATGGCTGAGCAGGGGAGGATCGTCATGCCGGCTGCTGGAGCAATTGGCAGGAGGGGACAGTTGACCAGCAATGCAATCAAACTCCACAATACTTACGTGGCATCTTATG ACTCAGGCAGGATGAGATTCACTTATCTCAGACGTCCCAGTGAGACAGGCTTTACATCAAACCAGAGACCAGCTATATATTATAGGCCTAGTTTGGACCACATTGACAACCCTCAGTTTGG ACTCTTGTTATCTGACAGCTTTGTGTCTCAAACTAAACGACACtaccagcctcacatccactcTGATTGTTCTGGGTCTTCAAACATCGTTAACAAACCCAGACACAGCGGCTTCCATCAGCTGAGGATTCAGCCAAAAGCTGCGTCAGTGGAGGAGAAG ACAGAATATCAAAGTATTTTTGTGTTCCATCATCCTACACCAGCAG TTTCTCAGAACAATGTGACTGTAGGTCCTAAAGGACGGATTGGTTTCACTAAGGCAGCAGAGCTTCAGGTTAACACCAGCTTTTTG ggtgaacctcaTCAGACTCCCAGCACAGTGATGAAAACTGACTTCATGCCATTCTCCCTGCTACAG GGTCCTGAGGCAAAATCAGGCCTGTGCAGCCGTTCTTGTAGAGAAACAGGATTTACACGAGGTGACATCACTCCCTTGGCCCACCCA AGCTCCCTTCTACCATCACTTTCTACCAAGACTAACACCAAGGCACCAACTGTGTCAACCATTGGAAAAAAG gagCCCACAGGACATGTTCTAAATGCtcagaaaaaacaagttttCCCTAATGCAACTTTTGATTTCTCAAACTTCACTACGCATTATCAAAGCAA tttCGGCCATCGAGCTGATCTGGAAAAGCTGAAATCAGGTAACTCCTGTGCAGGGATTGTCAgctctaaaatggaaaatggCTACAATCGCCGGGACATGGACAG tggAAAAGCCTGTGTGAATGGTAGAAATCCAAAGAGGGAGTGA
- the saxo4 gene encoding uncharacterized protein saxo4 isoform X3: protein MAEQGRIVMPAAGAIGRRGQLTSNAIKLHNTYVASYDSGRMRFTYLRRPSETGFTSNQRPAIYYRPSLDHIDNPQFGLLLSDSFVSQTKRHYQPHIHSDCSGSSNIVNKPRHSGFHQLRIQPKAASVEEKGEPHQTPSTVMKTDFMPFSLLQGPEAKSGLCSRSCRETGFTRGDITPLAHPSSLLPSLSTKTNTKAPTVSTIGKKEPTGHVLNAQKKQVFPNATFDFSNFTTHYQSNFGHRADLEKLKSGNSCAGIVSSKMENGYNRRDMDSGKACVNGRNPKRE, encoded by the exons ATGGCTGAGCAGGGGAGGATCGTCATGCCGGCTGCTGGAGCAATTGGCAGGAGGGGACAGTTGACCAGCAATGCAATCAAACTCCACAATACTTACGTGGCATCTTATG ACTCAGGCAGGATGAGATTCACTTATCTCAGACGTCCCAGTGAGACAGGCTTTACATCAAACCAGAGACCAGCTATATATTATAGGCCTAGTTTGGACCACATTGACAACCCTCAGTTTGG ACTCTTGTTATCTGACAGCTTTGTGTCTCAAACTAAACGACACtaccagcctcacatccactcTGATTGTTCTGGGTCTTCAAACATCGTTAACAAACCCAGACACAGCGGCTTCCATCAGCTGAGGATTCAGCCAAAAGCTGCGTCAGTGGAGGAGAAG ggtgaacctcaTCAGACTCCCAGCACAGTGATGAAAACTGACTTCATGCCATTCTCCCTGCTACAG GGTCCTGAGGCAAAATCAGGCCTGTGCAGCCGTTCTTGTAGAGAAACAGGATTTACACGAGGTGACATCACTCCCTTGGCCCACCCA AGCTCCCTTCTACCATCACTTTCTACCAAGACTAACACCAAGGCACCAACTGTGTCAACCATTGGAAAAAAG gagCCCACAGGACATGTTCTAAATGCtcagaaaaaacaagttttCCCTAATGCAACTTTTGATTTCTCAAACTTCACTACGCATTATCAAAGCAA tttCGGCCATCGAGCTGATCTGGAAAAGCTGAAATCAGGTAACTCCTGTGCAGGGATTGTCAgctctaaaatggaaaatggCTACAATCGCCGGGACATGGACAG tggAAAAGCCTGTGTGAATGGTAGAAATCCAAAGAGGGAGTGA
- the saxo4 gene encoding uncharacterized protein saxo4 isoform X4 codes for MAEQGRIVMPAAGAIGRRGQLTSNAIKLHNTYVASYDSGRMRFTYLRRPSETGFTSNQRPAIYYRPSLDHIDNPQFGLLLSDSFVSQTKRHYQPHIHSDCSGSSNIVNKPRHSGFHQLRIQPKAASVEEKGPEAKSGLCSRSCRETGFTRGDITPLAHPSSLLPSLSTKTNTKAPTVSTIGKKEPTGHVLNAQKKQVFPNATFDFSNFTTHYQSNFGHRADLEKLKSGNSCAGIVSSKMENGYNRRDMDSGKACVNGRNPKRE; via the exons ATGGCTGAGCAGGGGAGGATCGTCATGCCGGCTGCTGGAGCAATTGGCAGGAGGGGACAGTTGACCAGCAATGCAATCAAACTCCACAATACTTACGTGGCATCTTATG ACTCAGGCAGGATGAGATTCACTTATCTCAGACGTCCCAGTGAGACAGGCTTTACATCAAACCAGAGACCAGCTATATATTATAGGCCTAGTTTGGACCACATTGACAACCCTCAGTTTGG ACTCTTGTTATCTGACAGCTTTGTGTCTCAAACTAAACGACACtaccagcctcacatccactcTGATTGTTCTGGGTCTTCAAACATCGTTAACAAACCCAGACACAGCGGCTTCCATCAGCTGAGGATTCAGCCAAAAGCTGCGTCAGTGGAGGAGAAG GGTCCTGAGGCAAAATCAGGCCTGTGCAGCCGTTCTTGTAGAGAAACAGGATTTACACGAGGTGACATCACTCCCTTGGCCCACCCA AGCTCCCTTCTACCATCACTTTCTACCAAGACTAACACCAAGGCACCAACTGTGTCAACCATTGGAAAAAAG gagCCCACAGGACATGTTCTAAATGCtcagaaaaaacaagttttCCCTAATGCAACTTTTGATTTCTCAAACTTCACTACGCATTATCAAAGCAA tttCGGCCATCGAGCTGATCTGGAAAAGCTGAAATCAGGTAACTCCTGTGCAGGGATTGTCAgctctaaaatggaaaatggCTACAATCGCCGGGACATGGACAG tggAAAAGCCTGTGTGAATGGTAGAAATCCAAAGAGGGAGTGA
- the lrrc10b gene encoding leucine-rich repeat-containing protein 10B: protein MGNSSRKGGGDDEEKEEGKDGEEAEISEKKKEAEQEVEEELPLGVEELLESGDPVLDLSYRKFKRLPSRVYELMHLEKLYVCGNSLRTLPDSISQLQGLRILALDFNKMEDVPVAICELTNLTRLYLGSNRLMSFPPELSNLQNLRCLWMESNYFQRFPRVLYDLPHLKSLQMGDNRLKTLPPDLWRMKALRGLWLYGNHFDTFPKVLLRMESLEILDLDRNKISEFPRLKRLRALHLFSYDHNPVKEPPIVGEDVILVGEGAAEFMEVREARKERWRKAAEKEAEELALAGEEPVIHGILKNSSSKQATNEAVVTIEDTDVKEEECLVTEEEGEEEEEGGYVELPVTDCGTAELEYDEEGLEYETEELICEGEGFEFEGEELEYERAEMDYEYEDVEELDDMGGQDEGA, encoded by the coding sequence ATGGGCAACTCCTCCAGGAAGGGAGGGGGAGAtgatgaagaaaaagaggaggggAAGGATGGTGAGGAGGCAGAAAtttcagagaagaagaaagaagcagagcaggaagTAGAGGAGGAACTTCCGCTTGGGGTGGAGGAGTTGTTGGAGAGTGGGGATCCCGTATTGGACTTGAGCTACCGTAAATTTAAGCGTTTGCCTTCACGTGTTTATGAACTGATGCATCTGGAGAAGCTTTATGTTTGTGGAAACAGCCTGCGCACTCTGCCAGACAGCATCTCCCAGCTGCAGGGCCTGCGGATACTTGCCCTTGACTTCAACAAAATGGAAGATGTTCCTGTGGCCATCTGTGAGCTCACTAACCTCACCCGCCTCTATCTGGGCAGCAACCGGCTAATGAGCTTTCCACCTGAGCTGAGTAACTTGCAGAATCTGCGCTGCTTGTGGATGGAGAGCAACTACTTCCAGAGATTTCCACGGGTGCTCTATGACCTACCCCACCTCAAGTCCTTACAGATGGGAGACAACCGGCTGAAGACACTGCCTCCTGACTTGTGGCGCATGAAAGCTCTGAGGGGATTATGGCTCTACGGAAACCACTTTGACACCTTCCCAAAAGTCCTGCTTCGAATGGAATCCTTGGAGATATTGGACTTGGACCGCAACAAAATATCAGAATTTCCCCGCTTGAAGCGTCTCCGAGCCCTGCACCTTTTCTCCTATGACCACAACCCAGTTAAGGAACCTCCTATAGTGGGCGAAGATGTCATATTGGTTGGGGAAGGAGCTGCAGAGTTTATGGAGGTGCGGGAGGCCAGGAAGGAGAGATGGCGGAAGGCTGCagagaaagaggcagaggaGTTGGCACTGGCAGGAGAGGAGCCAGTGATTCATGGCATCCTCAAGAACAGCAGCTCAAAGCAAGCAACGAATGAAGCTGTAGTGACCATAGAGGACACGGATGTTAAAGAGGAAGAGTGTCTGGTGAcggaggaggaaggggaggaagaggaggagggagggtaTGTGGAGCTGCCGGTCACTGACTGTGGGACGGCTGAGCTTGAATATGATGAAGAGGGGCTTGAATATGAGACAGAAGAGCTCATATGTGAGGGAGAGGGATTTGAGTTTGAGGGAGAGGAACTTGAGTATGAGAGGGCTGAGATGGACTATGAGTATGAGGACGTGGAGGAGCTGGATGACATGGGGGGACAGGATGAAGGAGCATGA